From the Nitrospinota bacterium genome, one window contains:
- a CDS encoding HEPN domain-containing protein, with protein sequence MTPHREDVILHLVTEWLRKADLDLKAAGALLLSGEQLFYPSSFHSQQAAEKYLKAFLTMESVLNLVETKV encoded by the coding sequence ATGACGCCGCATAGAGAGGACGTTATTCTTCACCTTGTGACAGAATGGCTGCGCAAGGCCGATTTGGATTTAAAGGCAGCCGGGGCGTTGCTTTTAAGCGGCGAGCAGCTCTTTTACCCCTCTAGTTTTCACTCACAACAGGCCGCTGAAAAATATCTGAAAGCGTTTCTGACTATGGAAAGTGTCCTAAACTTAGTTGAAACGAAGGTATGA
- a CDS encoding nucleotidyltransferase domain-containing protein produces the protein MNIRLDSRSVKMVVDEIFRSEIIRRILSVASPDKIILFGSAAAGAMTDDSDIDLLVVEPSPVNQREESLRIYEKLSGMGRPFDVIVISTDWFDATKDVIGGIAYPANKYGKVIYDAA, from the coding sequence ATGAACATAAGGCTGGACAGCCGGAGTGTAAAGATGGTGGTCGACGAGATTTTCAGGTCTGAAATAATCAGGCGCATTTTGTCGGTGGCCAGTCCGGACAAGATTATCCTTTTCGGGTCGGCCGCCGCCGGAGCTATGACTGATGACAGCGACATTGACTTGTTAGTCGTGGAGCCCTCCCCGGTGAACCAACGGGAGGAGAGCCTCCGCATCTATGAAAAACTAAGCGGGATGGGGCGCCCATTCGATGTTATCGTCATTTCAACCGATTGGTTCGATGCCACCAAGGATGTGATAGGAGGAATCGCTTATCCGGCGAATAAGTATGGGAAAGTGATCTATGACGCCGCATAG